A single region of the Bacillota bacterium genome encodes:
- a CDS encoding helix-turn-helix domain-containing protein, giving the protein MPESGEHGQMSAHTEMYLEQLKQRAPERLEEFVRLQRLGDYLREKREGQGMSGREVARKLGISPNVVSEIETGKKSYPDRIYERFADAVHADQDEVFEIIGRTPLYLRRFFDESPGLQAIARLVLDLPDREDLLQKALDAVSHRVEDARR; this is encoded by the coding sequence ATGCCTGAAAGCGGAGAGCACGGACAGATGAGCGCGCACACTGAGATGTACCTGGAGCAACTGAAGCAGCGTGCTCCGGAGCGGCTCGAAGAGTTCGTGCGCCTGCAGAGGCTCGGAGATTACCTCAGAGAGAAACGGGAGGGCCAGGGGATGTCTGGCCGGGAGGTCGCAAGGAAGCTCGGCATCTCCCCGAACGTGGTCTCCGAAATCGAGACGGGCAAGAAATCCTACCCAGACCGGATCTACGAACGATTCGCAGACGCGGTCCACGCGGACCAGGACGAGGTGTTCGAGATCATCGGCAGGACGCCCCTCTACCTGCGCAGGTTCTTCGACGAGTCTCCGGGGCTGCAGGCCATCGCCCGTTTGGTCCTGGACCTGCCCGACCGTGAAGACTTGCTGCAGAAAGCCCTCGATGCAGTATCCCACAGGGTGGAGGACGCGAGGAGATGA
- a CDS encoding transposase: MQYIVGVRLRGTRKVRGLVLSRAGRYQEVVHNLRAEEVWVDGRRYIVCHNPEEEEKDQRDREMLIEGLKEELKSGTPSLTKDPGYRRFLRVNGDEVFLDETKIKEDEQYDAKWVLRTNTSLPADEVVVQYKNLWMVESTFRKTKDLFETRPVFHEWDDTIRSRILSSFLALVLRHELEVRLEHRNEEVNWADVTCDIEALQQAAVSHEGRLYRLRLPLQGVCARVSRAVGAAIPPSVQPA; the protein is encoded by the coding sequence ATGCAGTACATCGTCGGGGTCAGGCTGCGAGGGACACGGAAAGTCCGTGGCTTGGTTCTGAGCCGTGCAGGGAGGTACCAGGAAGTCGTGCATAACCTGAGGGCGGAAGAAGTCTGGGTCGATGGGCGTCGGTACATAGTCTGCCACAACCCCGAGGAAGAAGAGAAGGACCAGCGGGATCGCGAGATGCTCATCGAGGGCCTGAAAGAAGAGTTGAAGTCCGGCACGCCCAGTCTCACCAAGGACCCAGGGTACCGAAGGTTTCTCCGTGTGAACGGAGATGAGGTCTTCCTTGACGAGACAAAGATCAAAGAGGACGAGCAGTATGACGCCAAATGGGTCCTGAGAACGAACACCAGTCTGCCCGCAGATGAAGTGGTGGTCCAGTACAAGAATCTCTGGATGGTGGAGTCTACTTTCCGTAAGACCAAGGACCTGTTCGAGACGAGGCCGGTCTTCCACGAATGGGATGATACCATCCGCAGCCGCATCTTGTCGAGCTTTCTTGCCCTGGTCTTGCGGCATGAGCTCGAGGTCAGGCTGGAGCACCGGAACGAGGAGGTAAACTGGGCGGACGTGACCTGTGACATAGAAGCGCTGCAACAGGCCGCGGTCAGTCATGAGGGTAGACTCTACCGGCTACGTCTCCCCCTGCAAGGTGTATGCGCCAGAGTGTCTCGAGCCGTCGGCGCAGCCATCCCGCCCTCCGTGCAACCGGCGTAG